A window of the Tunturibacter empetritectus genome harbors these coding sequences:
- the kdpC gene encoding potassium-transporting ATPase subunit KdpC: protein MRRNVITAVLYTVVTTVLFGLIYPFVVTGLAQVLFHDKANGQLVYKNGDLVGSRLIGQSFTAPQYFHSRPSMAGNGYDAANSSGSNLAPTNKKLVDRVAGGVAAAQVDHPGANVPIDLVTASGSGLDPHITPAGAEFQVARIARERHMSEDAVRRLVARHTEGRQLGFLGEPRVNVLLLNLDLDRAAASN, encoded by the coding sequence ATGCGTCGCAATGTGATCACCGCTGTGCTCTACACCGTTGTTACTACTGTTCTGTTTGGCCTGATCTATCCGTTCGTTGTGACCGGACTGGCGCAGGTGCTGTTCCATGACAAGGCTAACGGGCAGCTAGTTTACAAGAACGGAGACCTGGTCGGCTCACGTCTTATCGGTCAGTCGTTTACGGCTCCGCAGTACTTTCACTCACGGCCTTCCATGGCGGGCAATGGATACGATGCTGCGAACTCGAGTGGATCGAACCTTGCACCGACGAATAAGAAGCTGGTCGACCGGGTAGCGGGGGGTGTCGCGGCGGCGCAGGTCGATCATCCCGGAGCGAACGTGCCGATTGATCTCGTCACTGCTTCAGGATCGGGGCTTGATCCTCATATTACGCCGGCGGGTGCGGAGTTTCAGGTAGCTCGCATTGCGAGGGAGCGGCACATGAGCGAGGATGCTGTTCGACGTCTGGTGGCGCGGCATACCGAGGGGCGTCAGCTTGGGTTCCTCGGAGAGCCCCGGGTGAATGTGTTGCTGCTGAATCTGGATCTTGATCGAGCAGCGGCTTCCAACTGA
- a CDS encoding glycoside hydrolase family 31 protein: MNRLRFGRVAVLFALGCCGMSLPGLSAQSATAAKSDLISMHRATSAAALPNGLELRDGEARVQITALREDVLRIRVSKTGKMPEDASWAVLPGSRTSSVATAYRAEGGKTGFSTKALQVSVDRATLAVTISDTRGGVLLQDARPVEFHGEHFRIYKRMSAEEHYFGLGDKTGPLDRRGGAYQMWNTDQYRFQESSDPLYKAIPFFIADNAGRSYGLFLDNTWRTSFDFGKEDSEAYSFGADGGPIDYYFIYGPKPKQVVEGYAWLTGLTPLPPQWSLGFQQSRYSYMTEARAREVADRMRADRIPCDALYLDIDFQDRNAPFTVNQQAFPKFPEFIQELKEKHFNLVLITDLHIADRANQGYAPYDSGVAGDHFVKNPDGSVFVGKVWPGPSVFPDFTRKESRAWWGTLYKDFYEDGAAGFWNDMNEPSVFEVASKTMPLDVVHRIDEPGFVSRTASHAEIHNVYGMENSRGTYEGLLALKPHQRPFVLTRATYAGGQRYASTWTGDNSSSWNHLRMSTPMLLNLGLSGFSMAGDDIGGYAGSSTQDLLTKWIEVGEFNPIYRDHTEKFTADQEPWVGGAEVEAVRRRYIEDRYRLMPYLYTLAEENSRTGVPMMRPMFLEFPDATADKHPLDLDAANQFMLGPDLLIAPAPYPEAPDSYAVTFPPVGWYDYWTGAKVAGSAREAVAVSTGAALGVGELQSVKITPQVDVLPVFVRAGSILPFAPVVESTQVKPDGPLTLKVFPGEGCAGSLYQDDGISFGYKEKDFLRVTYSCESTQDGLRLQIGKREGSFQPWWNGVQVTIFGWSGAPGKIMYGGQVIAGARFDGAAHSLTVVLPERAEGGVLEIAGR, from the coding sequence ATGAATCGATTGCGTTTTGGAAGAGTTGCTGTCCTGTTTGCGCTGGGCTGCTGCGGGATGAGTCTTCCCGGTTTATCGGCACAGAGCGCAACGGCTGCAAAGAGTGATCTGATTTCGATGCATCGTGCGACGAGTGCTGCGGCGCTGCCGAATGGTTTAGAGCTGAGGGATGGCGAGGCGAGGGTTCAGATCACTGCGCTGCGAGAGGATGTTCTGCGGATTCGCGTTTCGAAGACGGGGAAGATGCCTGAGGATGCGTCGTGGGCTGTGCTTCCGGGTTCGCGAACCAGCTCGGTTGCGACGGCCTATCGCGCGGAGGGAGGCAAGACAGGTTTTAGCACGAAGGCGTTGCAGGTGTCGGTTGACCGCGCCACGCTTGCCGTAACGATCAGCGACACCCGTGGCGGTGTTCTGCTGCAGGATGCGCGACCGGTTGAGTTTCACGGCGAGCATTTCAGAATTTATAAGAGGATGTCGGCCGAGGAGCACTACTTTGGCCTGGGAGATAAGACGGGGCCGCTCGATCGCAGAGGCGGTGCGTACCAGATGTGGAACACCGATCAGTATCGTTTTCAGGAGAGCAGCGATCCTCTGTATAAAGCAATTCCGTTTTTTATTGCGGACAATGCGGGGAGGTCGTATGGGTTGTTTCTCGACAATACGTGGCGGACGAGTTTTGATTTTGGGAAGGAAGATTCGGAGGCTTACTCGTTTGGGGCCGATGGTGGACCGATTGACTACTACTTTATTTATGGTCCGAAGCCGAAGCAGGTGGTGGAGGGGTATGCGTGGTTGACTGGTCTTACGCCGCTGCCTCCGCAGTGGTCGCTGGGCTTTCAGCAGTCGCGCTACTCGTACATGACGGAGGCGCGGGCGCGCGAGGTGGCGGACCGTATGCGCGCCGATCGGATTCCGTGCGATGCGCTGTATCTGGACATTGACTTTCAGGATCGGAATGCTCCGTTTACGGTGAATCAGCAGGCGTTTCCGAAGTTTCCTGAGTTTATTCAGGAGTTGAAGGAGAAGCACTTCAACCTGGTGTTGATTACGGATCTGCATATTGCGGATCGCGCGAATCAGGGGTATGCGCCTTACGATTCGGGTGTGGCGGGGGATCACTTTGTGAAGAATCCGGATGGGTCGGTGTTTGTGGGCAAGGTGTGGCCGGGGCCTTCGGTGTTTCCTGATTTCACGAGGAAGGAGTCGCGGGCGTGGTGGGGGACTCTTTATAAAGATTTTTATGAGGATGGGGCCGCGGGTTTTTGGAACGATATGAACGAGCCTTCGGTGTTTGAAGTGGCTTCGAAGACGATGCCGCTGGATGTGGTGCATCGGATCGATGAGCCGGGGTTTGTATCGAGGACTGCGAGCCATGCGGAGATTCACAATGTGTATGGCATGGAGAACTCGCGGGGGACGTATGAGGGACTGCTTGCGTTGAAGCCGCACCAGCGGCCTTTTGTTTTGACGCGCGCGACCTATGCTGGCGGCCAGCGGTATGCGTCGACTTGGACGGGAGATAATTCGAGCAGCTGGAACCACCTTCGCATGAGTACGCCGATGCTTCTGAACCTGGGGCTGAGCGGGTTTTCGATGGCTGGAGATGACATTGGAGGGTATGCGGGTTCTTCTACGCAGGATCTGTTGACGAAGTGGATTGAGGTGGGTGAGTTCAATCCGATCTATCGCGACCACACAGAGAAGTTCACGGCCGACCAGGAGCCTTGGGTGGGTGGAGCGGAGGTGGAAGCGGTTCGGCGGAGGTACATTGAGGATCGGTATCGGCTGATGCCGTATCTCTATACATTGGCCGAGGAGAACTCTCGCACGGGCGTTCCGATGATGCGGCCGATGTTTCTGGAGTTCCCGGATGCGACTGCGGACAAGCATCCGCTCGATCTGGATGCGGCCAATCAGTTCATGCTGGGGCCGGATTTGTTGATTGCGCCTGCGCCTTATCCAGAGGCGCCGGATAGCTATGCGGTGACGTTTCCGCCGGTGGGTTGGTACGACTATTGGACGGGGGCAAAGGTTGCGGGGAGCGCTCGCGAGGCGGTTGCGGTGAGTACGGGCGCGGCGCTGGGAGTGGGTGAGCTTCAGTCGGTGAAGATTACGCCGCAGGTGGATGTGCTGCCGGTGTTTGTGCGAGCGGGGTCGATTCTGCCGTTTGCGCCGGTGGTCGAAAGCACGCAGGTGAAGCCAGATGGGCCGCTGACGCTGAAGGTGTTTCCGGGTGAGGGATGTGCGGGCTCGCTGTATCAGGATGATGGGATCAGCTTCGGGTATAAGGAGAAGGATTTTCTGCGTGTGACGTATAGCTGCGAATCGACTCAGGACGGATTGCGTCTGCAGATCGGCAAGCGCGAGGGGAGCTTTCAGCCTTGGTGGAATGGGGTGCAGGTGACGATCTTCGGTTGGAGTGGCGCGCCGGGGAAGATTATGTATGGCGGCCAGGTGATTGCGGGCGCGAGGTTCGATGGCGCGGCGCATTCGCTTACGGTTGTGTTGCCGGAGAGGGCTGAAGGTGGGGTGCTGGAGATTGCTGGGAGGTAG
- a CDS encoding outer membrane beta-barrel protein, protein MSNRSASEKIAKRANDLLLGIKISALLCLISFAGARLHAQALPTATAAGVLQAGGEFNYANSDYVPQKIKGGGAYVNFDFKYHWGIEAEFHQINDSDPTTKIYERTYEIGPRYVLHFGRIEPFAKVLYGRGVFNYPEVPSLTPGGPPQGNAANLAYNIVAAGIGVDYRLTRSVNLRAEYQFQKWLSFPPNDLSPQVLGIGAAYRFH, encoded by the coding sequence ATGAGCAACAGATCAGCATCTGAAAAAATCGCAAAGCGGGCAAACGATCTCCTCCTCGGAATCAAGATCTCTGCCCTACTCTGCCTCATCAGCTTCGCCGGCGCACGACTCCACGCCCAGGCACTCCCAACCGCAACCGCCGCCGGAGTCCTCCAGGCTGGCGGCGAGTTCAACTACGCCAACTCAGACTACGTCCCGCAAAAGATCAAAGGCGGAGGAGCCTACGTTAACTTCGACTTCAAATATCACTGGGGCATCGAAGCAGAGTTCCACCAAATCAACGATTCCGACCCAACCACAAAAATCTACGAACGCACCTACGAGATCGGCCCTCGCTACGTCCTCCACTTCGGCCGGATAGAGCCCTTCGCCAAAGTCCTGTACGGCCGCGGCGTCTTCAACTACCCAGAGGTTCCTAGCCTCACCCCCGGTGGTCCTCCACAAGGCAACGCCGCCAATCTCGCCTACAACATCGTAGCCGCGGGTATAGGCGTCGATTATCGCCTCACGCGCTCGGTCAACTTACGCGCAGAGTATCAATTTCAAAAGTGGCTCAGCTTCCCGCCCAACGATCTAAGCCCGCAGGTCTTGGGGATCGGCGCCGCCTACCGCTTCCACTAG